From the Paramormyrops kingsleyae isolate MSU_618 chromosome 7, PKINGS_0.4, whole genome shotgun sequence genome, one window contains:
- the LOC111849996 gene encoding urea transporter 2-like isoform X2, translating into MNEQLENLSLLQRIRAHLSRWASYITGDMEAFGGWMKRQFILFQILDWVLRGASQVMFINNPLSGLIIFGGLVLQNTWWAFNGFFGNLFATLSAIILRQSREAISSGLHGYNGILVGLLIAVFSEKGDWYWFLLFPNIFMSMACPVLSSALGSVNSRWDLPVFTLPFNILVCIHKVAVGPYNNYFPQVLIEPRFSLHNTNLSNVDVALLFRAVPVGIGQVYGCDSPWTGGIITFALFISSPIICLHAVIGSAIGMVSGHILWSLGLQQCSGLHCCWRRVLRADLAQPPPGHCMCIFLCIPGIGHCKCHVYIWVACLHLAFLSLGPHLPVGYYRNPNHTQTTPFKSIIPREEPQVFQGNEKSYE; encoded by the exons ATGAATGAGCAGCTGGAGAACCTCAGCCTGCTGCAGAGAATAAGGGCTCACCTTTCCAGATGGGCATCGTACATAACTGGAGACATGGAGGCTTTTGGAGGATGGATGAAAA GGCAGTTTATCCTTTTTCAGATTCTGGATTGGGTTCTTCGTGGGGCCAGTCAGGTTATGTTCATTAATAACCCTCTCAGTGGGCTCATTATCTTCGGGGGGTTGGTTCTGCAGAATACATGGTGGGCATTCAATGGTTTCTTCGGCAATCTGTTTGCCACTCTGTCTGCCATCATTCTCAGACAAAGCAG GGAGGCTATATCTTCTGGTTTGCATGGTTATAATGGGATCCTGGTTGGTCTTTTAATAGCAGTCTTTTCAGAAAAAGGAGATTGGTACTGGTTTCTGTTATTTCCAAATATCTTCATGTCAATGGCATG CCCAGTTCTTTCCAGTGCCTTGGGTTCAGTTAACAGCAGATGGGACCTCCCAGTTTTTACATTGCCATTCAACATCTTGGTCTGTATCCACAAAGTGGCAGTTGGTCCCTATAATAATTATTTCCCCCAGGTTCTAATTGAACCCAGATTCTCTCTCCACAACACCAACTTGTCCAATGTGGATGTAGCtctg CTTTTCCGTGCAGTTCCTGTTGGTATTGGACAAGTGTATGGATGTGACAGTCCATGGACAGGAGGGATTATCACCTTTGCATTGTTTATTTCGTCTCCAATCATATGTTTGCATGCAGTTATTGGTTCAGCCATTGGCATGGTGTCAG GACATATACTCTGGTCTCTGGGGCTACAACAGTGCTCTGGCCTGCATTGCTGTTGGAGGCGTGTTCTACGTGCTGACCTGGCACAGCCACCTCCTGGCCATTGCATGTG CATTTTTTTGTGCATACCTGGGATTGGCCATTGCAAATGTCATGTCTACA TTTGGGTTGCCTGCCTACACCTGGCCTTTCTGTCTCTCGGCCCTCACCTTCCTGTTGGTTACTATAGAAACCCAAACCATACACAGACTACCCCTTTCAAAAGTATCATACCCAGAGAAGAACCTCAGGTATTTCAGGGAAATGAGAAAAGCTATGAATAA
- the LOC111849996 gene encoding urea transporter 2-like isoform X1, with protein MNEQLENLSLLQRIRAHLSRWASYITGDMEAFGGWMKRQFILFQILDWVLRGASQVMFINNPLSGLIIFGGLVLQNTWWAFNGFFGNLFATLSAIILRQSREAISSGLHGYNGILVGLLIAVFSEKGDWYWFLLFPNIFMSMACPVLSSALGSVNSRWDLPVFTLPFNILVCIHKVAVGPYNNYFPQVLIEPRFSLHNTNLSNVDVALLFRAVPVGIGQVYGCDSPWTGGIITFALFISSPIICLHAVIGSAIGMVSGLALAAPFEDIYSGLWGYNSALACIAVGGVFYVLTWHSHLLAIACAFFCAYLGLAIANVMSTFGLPAYTWPFCLSALTFLLVTIETQTIHRLPLSKVSYPEKNLRYFREMRKAMNNVELQQKLHKGRENAILLGADQALEENPCMDHSAARTCGDEPATG; from the exons ATGAATGAGCAGCTGGAGAACCTCAGCCTGCTGCAGAGAATAAGGGCTCACCTTTCCAGATGGGCATCGTACATAACTGGAGACATGGAGGCTTTTGGAGGATGGATGAAAA GGCAGTTTATCCTTTTTCAGATTCTGGATTGGGTTCTTCGTGGGGCCAGTCAGGTTATGTTCATTAATAACCCTCTCAGTGGGCTCATTATCTTCGGGGGGTTGGTTCTGCAGAATACATGGTGGGCATTCAATGGTTTCTTCGGCAATCTGTTTGCCACTCTGTCTGCCATCATTCTCAGACAAAGCAG GGAGGCTATATCTTCTGGTTTGCATGGTTATAATGGGATCCTGGTTGGTCTTTTAATAGCAGTCTTTTCAGAAAAAGGAGATTGGTACTGGTTTCTGTTATTTCCAAATATCTTCATGTCAATGGCATG CCCAGTTCTTTCCAGTGCCTTGGGTTCAGTTAACAGCAGATGGGACCTCCCAGTTTTTACATTGCCATTCAACATCTTGGTCTGTATCCACAAAGTGGCAGTTGGTCCCTATAATAATTATTTCCCCCAGGTTCTAATTGAACCCAGATTCTCTCTCCACAACACCAACTTGTCCAATGTGGATGTAGCtctg CTTTTCCGTGCAGTTCCTGTTGGTATTGGACAAGTGTATGGATGTGACAGTCCATGGACAGGAGGGATTATCACCTTTGCATTGTTTATTTCGTCTCCAATCATATGTTTGCATGCAGTTATTGGTTCAGCCATTGGCATGGTGTCAG GCCTTGCTCTTGCTGCACCTTTTGAGGACATATACTCTGGTCTCTGGGGCTACAACAGTGCTCTGGCCTGCATTGCTGTTGGAGGCGTGTTCTACGTGCTGACCTGGCACAGCCACCTCCTGGCCATTGCATGTG CATTTTTTTGTGCATACCTGGGATTGGCCATTGCAAATGTCATGTCTACA TTTGGGTTGCCTGCCTACACCTGGCCTTTCTGTCTCTCGGCCCTCACCTTCCTGTTGGTTACTATAGAAACCCAAACCATACACAGACTACCCCTTTCAAAAGTATCATACCCAGAGAAGAACCTCAGGTATTTCAGGGAAATGAGAAAAGCTATGAATAATGTAGAGCTACAGCAGAAGTTGCACAAGGGGAGAGAAAATGCAATACTGTTGGGTGCAGACCAAGCACTAGAGGAAAATCCATGTATGGATCACAGTGCAGCCAGAACTTGTGGAGATGAACCTGCTACTGGATAA
- the LOC111849996 gene encoding urea transporter 2-like isoform X4, translating to MGIVHNWRHGGFWRMDEKEAISSGLHGYNGILVGLLIAVFSEKGDWYWFLLFPNIFMSMACPVLSSALGSVNSRWDLPVFTLPFNILVCIHKVAVGPYNNYFPQVLIEPRFSLHNTNLSNVDVALLFRAVPVGIGQVYGCDSPWTGGIITFALFISSPIICLHAVIGSAIGMVSGLALAAPFEDIYSGLWGYNSALACIAVGGVFYVLTWHSHLLAIACAFFCAYLGLAIANVMSTFGLPAYTWPFCLSALTFLLVTIETQTIHRLPLSKVSYPEKNLRYFREMRKAMNNVELQQKLHKGRENAILLGADQALEENPCMDHSAARTCGDEPATG from the exons ATGGGCATCGTACATAACTGGAGACATGGAGGCTTTTGGAGGATGGATGAAAA GGAGGCTATATCTTCTGGTTTGCATGGTTATAATGGGATCCTGGTTGGTCTTTTAATAGCAGTCTTTTCAGAAAAAGGAGATTGGTACTGGTTTCTGTTATTTCCAAATATCTTCATGTCAATGGCATG CCCAGTTCTTTCCAGTGCCTTGGGTTCAGTTAACAGCAGATGGGACCTCCCAGTTTTTACATTGCCATTCAACATCTTGGTCTGTATCCACAAAGTGGCAGTTGGTCCCTATAATAATTATTTCCCCCAGGTTCTAATTGAACCCAGATTCTCTCTCCACAACACCAACTTGTCCAATGTGGATGTAGCtctg CTTTTCCGTGCAGTTCCTGTTGGTATTGGACAAGTGTATGGATGTGACAGTCCATGGACAGGAGGGATTATCACCTTTGCATTGTTTATTTCGTCTCCAATCATATGTTTGCATGCAGTTATTGGTTCAGCCATTGGCATGGTGTCAG GCCTTGCTCTTGCTGCACCTTTTGAGGACATATACTCTGGTCTCTGGGGCTACAACAGTGCTCTGGCCTGCATTGCTGTTGGAGGCGTGTTCTACGTGCTGACCTGGCACAGCCACCTCCTGGCCATTGCATGTG CATTTTTTTGTGCATACCTGGGATTGGCCATTGCAAATGTCATGTCTACA TTTGGGTTGCCTGCCTACACCTGGCCTTTCTGTCTCTCGGCCCTCACCTTCCTGTTGGTTACTATAGAAACCCAAACCATACACAGACTACCCCTTTCAAAAGTATCATACCCAGAGAAGAACCTCAGGTATTTCAGGGAAATGAGAAAAGCTATGAATAATGTAGAGCTACAGCAGAAGTTGCACAAGGGGAGAGAAAATGCAATACTGTTGGGTGCAGACCAAGCACTAGAGGAAAATCCATGTATGGATCACAGTGCAGCCAGAACTTGTGGAGATGAACCTGCTACTGGATAA
- the LOC111849996 gene encoding urea transporter 2-like isoform X3: MFINNPLSGLIIFGGLVLQNTWWAFNGFFGNLFATLSAIILRQSREAISSGLHGYNGILVGLLIAVFSEKGDWYWFLLFPNIFMSMACPVLSSALGSVNSRWDLPVFTLPFNILVCIHKVAVGPYNNYFPQVLIEPRFSLHNTNLSNVDVALLFRAVPVGIGQVYGCDSPWTGGIITFALFISSPIICLHAVIGSAIGMVSGLALAAPFEDIYSGLWGYNSALACIAVGGVFYVLTWHSHLLAIACAFFCAYLGLAIANVMSTFGLPAYTWPFCLSALTFLLVTIETQTIHRLPLSKVSYPEKNLRYFREMRKAMNNVELQQKLHKGRENAILLGADQALEENPCMDHSAARTCGDEPATG; encoded by the exons ATGTTCATTAATAACCCTCTCAGTGGGCTCATTATCTTCGGGGGGTTGGTTCTGCAGAATACATGGTGGGCATTCAATGGTTTCTTCGGCAATCTGTTTGCCACTCTGTCTGCCATCATTCTCAGACAAAGCAG GGAGGCTATATCTTCTGGTTTGCATGGTTATAATGGGATCCTGGTTGGTCTTTTAATAGCAGTCTTTTCAGAAAAAGGAGATTGGTACTGGTTTCTGTTATTTCCAAATATCTTCATGTCAATGGCATG CCCAGTTCTTTCCAGTGCCTTGGGTTCAGTTAACAGCAGATGGGACCTCCCAGTTTTTACATTGCCATTCAACATCTTGGTCTGTATCCACAAAGTGGCAGTTGGTCCCTATAATAATTATTTCCCCCAGGTTCTAATTGAACCCAGATTCTCTCTCCACAACACCAACTTGTCCAATGTGGATGTAGCtctg CTTTTCCGTGCAGTTCCTGTTGGTATTGGACAAGTGTATGGATGTGACAGTCCATGGACAGGAGGGATTATCACCTTTGCATTGTTTATTTCGTCTCCAATCATATGTTTGCATGCAGTTATTGGTTCAGCCATTGGCATGGTGTCAG GCCTTGCTCTTGCTGCACCTTTTGAGGACATATACTCTGGTCTCTGGGGCTACAACAGTGCTCTGGCCTGCATTGCTGTTGGAGGCGTGTTCTACGTGCTGACCTGGCACAGCCACCTCCTGGCCATTGCATGTG CATTTTTTTGTGCATACCTGGGATTGGCCATTGCAAATGTCATGTCTACA TTTGGGTTGCCTGCCTACACCTGGCCTTTCTGTCTCTCGGCCCTCACCTTCCTGTTGGTTACTATAGAAACCCAAACCATACACAGACTACCCCTTTCAAAAGTATCATACCCAGAGAAGAACCTCAGGTATTTCAGGGAAATGAGAAAAGCTATGAATAATGTAGAGCTACAGCAGAAGTTGCACAAGGGGAGAGAAAATGCAATACTGTTGGGTGCAGACCAAGCACTAGAGGAAAATCCATGTATGGATCACAGTGCAGCCAGAACTTGTGGAGATGAACCTGCTACTGGATAA